Proteins encoded together in one Desulfovibrio sp. UCD-KL4C window:
- a CDS encoding amino acid ABC transporter ATP-binding protein → MIKIKNLHKNFGNLQVIKGIDLHVKSGEVVCIIGPSGSGKSTVLRCINKLEVPSSGTIFVDGYDIMDKQTDINKVRTEAGMVFQQFNLFPHMTILENVTLGPIKVRNMNKSDANELGLKLLDKVGLKEKAINYPDQLSGGQKQRIAIARSLALQPKVILFDEPTSALDPELVGEVLDVMQKLAREGMTMIVVTHEMGFAKEVADRVIFIDEGVIQEEGSPEDFFTNPKNPRLKDFLGKVVSHL, encoded by the coding sequence GTGATTAAAATTAAGAATTTACATAAAAATTTCGGGAATCTTCAAGTCATCAAAGGAATTGATTTACACGTTAAGTCTGGGGAAGTTGTCTGTATAATCGGCCCATCAGGGTCAGGCAAGTCAACGGTTTTAAGGTGTATTAATAAGCTTGAGGTTCCTAGTTCAGGAACTATTTTTGTTGATGGTTATGATATCATGGATAAGCAGACGGATATCAATAAAGTCCGTACCGAAGCAGGTATGGTTTTTCAGCAGTTTAATCTTTTTCCACATATGACTATTTTGGAAAATGTTACTCTTGGTCCTATCAAAGTTCGTAACATGAATAAAAGCGACGCTAATGAACTTGGGCTAAAACTTCTTGATAAAGTCGGCTTGAAAGAAAAAGCCATTAATTATCCAGATCAGCTTTCCGGTGGGCAGAAACAGCGGATTGCTATTGCCAGATCCCTTGCATTGCAGCCTAAAGTTATCCTTTTTGACGAGCCTACTTCTGCCTTAGATCCTGAACTTGTAGGTGAAGTTTTGGATGTAATGCAGAAACTTGCCAGAGAAGGAATGACCATGATCGTTGTTACTCACGAAATGGGGTTTGCTAAAGAAGTAGCAGACAGGGTTATTTTCATTGATGAAGGCGTTATTCAAGAAGAAGGTAGTCCTGAAGATTTTTTCACTAATCCTAAGAATCCAAGATTAAAAGACTTTTTGGGTAAAGTTGTTTCGCATCTTTAG